The genomic interval GACTACCTGGAGCGGGTGTTGGCGGCACTCCAGGGGCAAACCCTGGCCCTCAGCCAGTGGGAGCTGATTGTCATCGACAACGCCAGCACCCCGCCCCTCGCCCCCCGTCTAGACTTAAGCTGGCATCCCCAGGGCCGCGTGGTGCTCGAACCCCACCTGGGCCTCACCCGGGCCCGCCAGCGGGGGTTTCGGGAGGCCCAGGCCGAAGTTCTCGTCTACGTGGACGACGACAACGTGCTCGCTGCCGATTACCTGGAGCAGGTCCAGCAGGCCTTTAGCCAATATCCCCAGCTGGGGGTGGCCGCCGGGAAAGCCCTGCCCGAGTTTGAAGCGGCTCCCCCCGCCTGGCTGCCCGAGTTTTACTCCATGCTGGCCCTGCGCGACTTCGGCGATACGGCCACCCTGATCCCCGGCGGTAGCCCCTGCCAGCACTACCCCGACCAGGCCCCAGCCGGAGCGGGCATGGCGCTGCGGCTGGCCGCCTTTGCCGACTACTGGGCCAGCCTGGGGGATGACGCCGCCCGGCTGGGGTTGGGGCGCACGGGGCAAAACCTGGTGTCTGGGGAAGATAACGACATCGTACTGACCCTGCTCAACCGGGGCTGGGATGGGGCCTATCTACCTCAGCTTCAGCTCATCCACCTGATTGCGGCCAGGCGGCTACAGCCCGACTACCTGGCCCGCCTCAACTTTGCCGCCAGCCAATCCTGGGTCCAGGTGCTGGATCTGCATGGCATTCGGCTGTGGCCCGCCATTGCCCCCTGGACGGTGGGCCTGCGCCAGGCGCAGGCCTGGCTGCGGCTGCGGCCCTGGCAAAGTGCGGCGGCCTACGTGCGCTGGCGCGGCATCTGCGGCATTTTGGCCGGGCAGGCCCGTTTATCCTCATCCCAGTCCTAACTTTGGTAGCGCTATGACCTCGTTAACTTCCCACGCCAGCCACTGGGCCAAGCAGTTGGGCCTGGGGGTGGCCCTTTACCGCCTGTATCACCAGCCGCGCCAATTTGTGCAGCGCTGGCGCAGGGTGGGGCTGAGCCGCCTGGCCGATCTGGCCCATGCCCAGCGGCAGATGGAGCGGGCCGCCGCCGCCCTGCCACCCCTGGCCCCCCGCTCTGGGCCACCGCTGGAGGTCTACTACCTCAGCGGGCGCAAATTCTGGTACCAGACCGTGTTTTGCTTTTATTCGCTGGCGTTGCAGACCGATCTCAATGTGCAGCTGGTGGTGGTAGACGATGGCACTCTGTCCCGTCGCTATCAAACCTTGATTCGGCAGGTTTGTCCTACGGTCAGGTTTGTGCTGGCCACCGAAATTGAAACTCGGCTGAATGCGGTGCTGCCCTGGGAGCGGTATCCAACTCTGCGATCGCGCCGTGAAGAATACCCCAACCTGCGCAAACTCACTGATATCCACGCCGGTACCACTGGCTGGAAGCTGGTGCTCGACTCAGATATGCTCTTCTTTCGCCCGCCCACGGCCCTGCTGGGCTGGCTGCAAAATCCCCAAACCCCCTGCCACATGGTGGATGTGGAAACCTCCTACGGCTATTCCCCGGAGCTGATGGAGCAGCTGGCGGGGGTGCCCATTCCAGAGCAGATCAACGTCGGCATCACCGGATTGCAGAGCGACGCCCTCGACTGGGACGAGCTAGAGCACTGGTGCCGCACCCAGATCGAGCAGGTGGGCTCCCACTACTACCAGGAGCAGGGGCTAATCGCCATGGTGATGGCCCAATCGGACTGCTGCGTGATGCCCGCTAAGGACTATGTGGTCATGCCCAGCGAGGCGGAAGTTATTGATCCGCAAGCCCAAATGCACCACTACGTCGCCGACTCCAAACCCTGGTACTTCCGCTACGGCTGGCGGCACATTTTGAAGGGGTAGGCGATTTCTCAAAAAGGGCATCTCTGCAAGGGGCAAACAGCCATTTGCCTCTACGGAAGAACATTTCGGTGTGGGGCAAACAACCGTTTGCCCCACACCAAATTAGAAACGGAGTTGAGGAGATCGCTTCAGACATCGCATACATCTTTTCCTCGGTTCTTATACAGGTTCGCCAACCCGGTGGGGTCACGGTAAGAACAGTCAACTAGACCGCATCCAGCCACCTAACACCCTAGAGACCGCCGTGCCTGGGCTGGCTTGCATACGCCGTATATCTGCAATGGCATACCGATGAAACCCCTCGTTTCCATACTCATTCCCAGCCACAACGCCGCGCCCTGGCTGGCCGCAACGCTAGACTCGGCCCTGGGGCAGACCTGGCCCCAGCTCGAAGTCATTCTGGTGGACGACGGCTCGACCGACGAAAGCCTGACCGTAGCCAGCCAGTTCGACCATCCCAACCTGCGGATTGTGGCCCAGCGCAACCGGGGGGCCGCCGCCGCCCGCAACTGTGCGCTGGAGATGGCCCAGGGCGATGTGATTCAGTTCCTCGATGCCGATGACCTGCTGGCCCCCGACAAGATTGAGCGGCAGATGGCGCTGCTGGAGACCCACCCCGACTGTCTGATCGCCGGGGCCTGGGCCCGGTTTCGCCACCAGCCCGAGACGGCCATCTTTACCCCGGAACCGCCGTGGCAGGATATGGACCCGGTGGACTGGTTGGTCTGTGCCTGGTCGGGCCACTGGATGATGCACCCCGCCGCCTGGCTGGTGCCGCGCCGCCTGATTCAAGCCGCTGGCCCCTGGCAGGAGTCGCTGTCGCTGAACGACGATGGCGAATACTTTGCCCGGGTGGTGCTGGCCAGCCGGGGGGTGCGCTTTTGTGCCACCGCCCGCAGCTACTACCGATCGGGCAACGACGGCAGCCTCAGCGGTCGCAAAACGGCTGAGGCCTGGGCTTCGCAG from Leptolyngbya sp. KIOST-1 carries:
- a CDS encoding glycosyltransferase codes for the protein MAHQLTVILCTHNPRADYLERVLAALQGQTLALSQWELIVIDNASTPPLAPRLDLSWHPQGRVVLEPHLGLTRARQRGFREAQAEVLVYVDDDNVLAADYLEQVQQAFSQYPQLGVAAGKALPEFEAAPPAWLPEFYSMLALRDFGDTATLIPGGSPCQHYPDQAPAGAGMALRLAAFADYWASLGDDAARLGLGRTGQNLVSGEDNDIVLTLLNRGWDGAYLPQLQLIHLIAARRLQPDYLARLNFAASQSWVQVLDLHGIRLWPAIAPWTVGLRQAQAWLRLRPWQSAAAYVRWRGICGILAGQARLSSSQS
- a CDS encoding glycosyltransferase family 2 protein, translated to MKPLVSILIPSHNAAPWLAATLDSALGQTWPQLEVILVDDGSTDESLTVASQFDHPNLRIVAQRNRGAAAARNCALEMAQGDVIQFLDADDLLAPDKIERQMALLETHPDCLIAGAWARFRHQPETAIFTPEPPWQDMDPVDWLVCAWSGHWMMHPAAWLVPRRLIQAAGPWQESLSLNDDGEYFARVVLASRGVRFCATARSYYRSGNDGSLSGRKTAEAWASQYRAIASQCQHLLAAEDSDRTRQVCANLMQRFIYEVFPAVPSLRNLAARQVRQLGGATERPMGGPCFQLAARWLGWQQARYAQLFINQWGYRRVALGRMVPKPDREESVPQLEKPQWQES